Proteins encoded by one window of Pseudomonas coleopterorum:
- a CDS encoding alpha/beta hydrolase has translation MPHAFQPDSLRNSLQPLSARQPLSAEAQGYQRFYQLDLPAQSWLGRFSAAGFDLVAQVWIPQRPIATLFVMHGFYDHMGLYRHAVSWALERGFAVISCDLPGHGLSNGERASIHNFADYQATLDGLFAEASLLQLPQPWHLLGQSTGGAIIIDHLLHHGARSPAQGQVLLMAPLVRPVAWGLSKLSYRLLKPFVNGIARRFSANSNDVDFLPFLQADPLQPRRLPTAWVGALVQWVRHIEAAPRSPRTVVIVQGDDDDTVDWRHNLAVLRGKFAEVRLLQVAGGKHHLVNEVPAIRAQCFGFFDQNL, from the coding sequence ATGCCCCATGCATTCCAACCCGATTCCCTGCGCAACTCCCTGCAACCCCTGAGCGCCCGACAGCCACTGTCTGCCGAGGCCCAGGGCTATCAACGCTTCTACCAACTCGACCTGCCCGCACAAAGCTGGCTGGGACGCTTCTCGGCAGCAGGTTTTGACCTCGTCGCCCAGGTATGGATACCGCAACGACCCATTGCCACGCTCTTCGTCATGCACGGCTTCTACGACCACATGGGGCTGTACCGGCACGCCGTGAGCTGGGCGTTGGAACGCGGCTTCGCGGTCATTTCCTGCGATCTGCCAGGTCATGGCCTGTCCAACGGAGAGCGGGCCAGCATTCACAACTTCGCCGATTACCAGGCGACCCTCGACGGCCTGTTCGCCGAAGCGAGCCTGCTGCAGTTGCCCCAGCCATGGCACCTGCTGGGCCAGAGCACCGGTGGCGCGATCATCATCGACCATCTGCTGCACCACGGGGCACGGTCGCCGGCACAGGGGCAGGTGCTGTTGATGGCGCCGCTGGTGCGGCCGGTGGCGTGGGGTCTGTCCAAGCTCAGCTATCGTCTGCTCAAGCCTTTCGTCAACGGCATTGCGCGGCGGTTCAGCGCCAATAGCAACGACGTAGACTTTCTGCCGTTTCTGCAGGCCGATCCGTTGCAACCCCGGCGCCTGCCAACGGCATGGGTGGGTGCGTTGGTGCAATGGGTGCGACACATCGAAGCCGCGCCGCGCAGTCCGCGGACAGTGGTGATCGTGCAGGGGGATGACGATGACACTGTGGATTGGCGCCACAACCTTGCGGTGCTGCGTGGCAAGTTCGCTGAAGTGCGGCTGTTGCAGGTGGCGGGGGGCAAGCATCATCTGGTCAATGAGGTGCCGGCCATCAGGGCGCAGTGCTTCGGGTTTTTTGATCAGAATCTGTAA
- a CDS encoding ABC transporter permease subunit, with product MKRFGFSKLILILGLIFIYAPMLILVIYSFNASRLVTVWGGWSVQWYVGLLDNAQLMGAVMRSLEIACYTAVTAVALGTMAAFVLTRISRFRGRTMFGGLVTAPLVMPEVITGLSLLLLFVAMAQVIGWPQERGIATIWIAHTTFCASYVAVVVSSRLRELDLSIEEAAMDLGARPWKVFFLITIPMIAPSLAAGGMMSFALSLDDLVLASFVSGPGSTTLPMEVFSAVRLGVKPEINAVASLILLAVSLVTFLVWYFGRQAEERRRKAIQQAIEESAANSWQQPKAQRPVASA from the coding sequence ATGAAGCGTTTCGGGTTCTCCAAACTGATCCTGATACTGGGGCTGATCTTCATCTATGCCCCGATGTTGATCCTGGTGATCTACTCCTTCAACGCCTCGCGTCTGGTGACGGTATGGGGCGGCTGGTCGGTGCAGTGGTACGTTGGCCTGCTGGACAATGCGCAGCTGATGGGCGCCGTCATGCGTTCTCTGGAAATCGCCTGCTACACGGCGGTAACGGCTGTGGCGCTGGGCACCATGGCGGCGTTCGTGCTGACCCGCATCAGTCGCTTCAGGGGCCGCACGATGTTCGGCGGCCTGGTGACCGCGCCACTGGTGATGCCCGAGGTGATCACCGGTCTGTCGTTGCTGCTGCTGTTCGTGGCCATGGCGCAAGTCATCGGCTGGCCGCAGGAGCGCGGTATCGCCACGATCTGGATCGCCCATACCACTTTCTGCGCTTCGTACGTGGCAGTGGTGGTGTCCTCGCGGCTGCGCGAACTGGACCTGTCGATCGAAGAGGCCGCCATGGACCTGGGCGCACGGCCGTGGAAGGTGTTCTTTCTGATCACCATCCCGATGATCGCGCCATCGCTGGCGGCCGGTGGGATGATGTCGTTCGCACTGTCGCTGGATGACCTGGTACTGGCCAGCTTCGTATCCGGACCGGGCTCCACGACGCTGCCGATGGAAGTGTTCTCGGCGGTGCGCCTGGGCGTGAAGCCCGAGATCAACGCGGTGGCCAGCCTGATTCTGCTGGCGGTGTCGCTGGTGACATTCCTGGTCTGGTACTTCGGTCGTCAGGCTGAAGAGCGGCGCCGCAAGGCGATCCAGCAAGCCATAGAGGAAAGCGCGGCCAACTCCTGGCAGCAGCCCAAGGCACAGCGGCCGGTGGCATCGGCTTGA
- a CDS encoding ABC transporter permease subunit: protein MPDGRQMVIGVPFLWLFLFFMLPFFIVLKISFAEADVAIPPYTEIWSYAEQKFQLVLNFANYALLTEDDLYISAYLGSLKMAFFSTLICLLVGYPMAYAISKARKDLQTVLLLLIMMPTWTAILIRVYAWMGILSNNGLLNAFLLWLGVIDQPLQILNTNLAVYIGVVYAYLPFMILPLFANLVKHDNSLLEAASDLGSSTFNSFWKITVPLSKNGIIAGCMLVFIPVVGEFVIPELLGGPETLMIGRVLWQEFFNNRDWPVASALAVLMLAILIVPIVLFNRSQAKELEGKA from the coding sequence ATCCCCGACGGTCGCCAGATGGTCATTGGCGTACCGTTCCTGTGGCTGTTCCTGTTCTTCATGCTGCCGTTCTTCATCGTGCTCAAGATCAGCTTCGCCGAAGCCGACGTGGCGATTCCGCCGTACACCGAGATCTGGAGCTACGCCGAACAGAAATTCCAGCTGGTTCTGAATTTCGCCAACTACGCGCTGCTCACCGAAGACGACCTGTACATCTCGGCCTACCTGGGCTCGCTGAAGATGGCGTTCTTCAGCACGCTGATCTGCCTGTTGGTCGGCTACCCCATGGCCTATGCCATCAGCAAGGCGCGCAAGGACCTGCAGACGGTGCTGTTGCTGCTGATCATGATGCCGACCTGGACCGCCATCCTGATTCGCGTGTATGCCTGGATGGGCATCCTGAGCAACAACGGTCTACTCAACGCCTTTCTGCTGTGGCTGGGGGTGATCGATCAGCCCTTGCAGATCCTCAACACCAACCTGGCGGTGTACATCGGTGTGGTCTATGCGTACCTGCCGTTCATGATCCTGCCGTTGTTCGCCAACCTGGTGAAGCATGACAACAGCCTGCTGGAAGCGGCCTCCGACCTGGGTTCGAGCACGTTCAACAGCTTCTGGAAGATCACCGTGCCGCTGTCCAAGAACGGCATCATCGCCGGCTGCATGCTGGTGTTCATTCCAGTGGTCGGCGAGTTCGTGATTCCCGAGCTGCTCGGTGGTCCGGAAACCCTGATGATCGGCCGCGTATTGTGGCAGGAGTTCTTCAACAACCGCGACTGGCCCGTCGCCTCGGCGCTGGCGGTGCTGATGCTGGCGATTCTGATCGTGCCCATCGTGCTGTTCAACCGCAGCCAGGCCAAAGAGCTGGAGGGCAAGGCATGA
- the potA gene encoding polyamine ABC transporter ATP-binding protein, protein MAVASSAYKKALEGSQQPKKVLVRIEKVTKKFDETVAVDDVSLEINQGEIFALLGGSGSGKSTLLRMLAGFERPTEGRIFLDGVDITDMPPYERPINMMFQSYALFPHMTVAQNIAFGLKQDKLPAAEIDARVAEMLKLVQMTQYGKRKPHQLSGGQRQRVALARSLAKKPKLLLLDEPMGALDKKLRSQMQLELVEIIERVGVTCVMVTHDQEEAMTMAQRIAIMHLGWIAQIGSPIDIYETPTSRLVCEFIGNVNLFEGQVVEDMEGYALISSPELERSIYVGHGVSTAAEDKNVTYAIRPEKMLVTTEQPATEHNWSRGKVHDIAYLGGHSVFHVQLPCGKLVQSFVANAERRGARPTWDDEVFVWWEDDSGVVLRS, encoded by the coding sequence ATGGCTGTTGCCTCCAGCGCCTACAAAAAAGCCCTAGAAGGCAGCCAGCAACCGAAGAAGGTGCTGGTCCGGATCGAAAAGGTCACGAAGAAATTCGACGAAACGGTGGCCGTGGACGACGTGTCCTTGGAAATCAATCAGGGTGAGATCTTTGCCTTGCTGGGCGGTTCCGGCTCCGGCAAGTCCACCTTGCTGCGCATGCTGGCAGGCTTCGAACGGCCGACCGAGGGGCGTATCTTCCTCGATGGCGTGGACATCACCGACATGCCGCCCTACGAGCGGCCGATCAACATGATGTTCCAGTCCTATGCGTTGTTCCCGCACATGACGGTGGCGCAGAACATCGCCTTCGGCCTCAAGCAGGACAAGCTGCCGGCCGCCGAGATCGACGCACGCGTGGCGGAAATGCTCAAGCTGGTGCAGATGACCCAGTACGGCAAGCGCAAGCCTCATCAACTGTCCGGCGGCCAGCGTCAGCGCGTTGCGCTGGCCCGCTCGCTGGCGAAGAAGCCCAAGCTGTTGCTGCTCGACGAGCCGATGGGTGCGCTGGACAAGAAGCTGCGTTCGCAGATGCAACTGGAACTGGTGGAGATCATCGAGCGGGTCGGTGTGACCTGTGTGATGGTGACCCACGACCAGGAAGAGGCTATGACCATGGCCCAGCGCATCGCCATCATGCACCTGGGCTGGATTGCCCAGATCGGCAGCCCGATCGACATCTACGAAACCCCCACCAGCCGCCTGGTGTGCGAGTTCATCGGCAACGTCAACCTGTTCGAAGGCCAGGTGGTCGAGGACATGGAAGGCTACGCGTTGATCAGCAGCCCGGAGCTGGAGCGCAGCATCTATGTCGGCCATGGCGTAAGTACCGCCGCCGAAGACAAGAACGTGACCTACGCGATTCGTCCGGAAAAGATGCTGGTCACCACCGAGCAACCGGCCACCGAGCACAACTGGTCGCGCGGCAAGGTCCATGACATCGCCTATCTGGGCGGTCATTCGGTGTTCCACGTGCAGTTGCCGTGCGGCAAGCTGGTGCAGTCGTTCGTGGCCAACGCCGAGCGCCGCGGCGCCCGCCCGACCTGGGACGACGAAGTGTTCGTCTGGTGGGAAGACGACAGCGGCGTGGTACTGCGCTCATGA
- a CDS encoding polyamine ABC transporter substrate-binding protein has product MSHSLFRKAMLIGAGLTLALNAQAAGTVHIYNWSDYIGESTLADFEAATGIKPIYDVFDSNETLEGKLLAGHTGYDVVVPSNHFLGKQIKAGAFQKLDKTQLTNYANLDPVLLKRLEKNDPGNQYAVPYLWGTNGIGYNVDKIKEVLGVDKIDSWAMVFEPENIKKLSKCGVAFLDSPDEMFPAVLNYMGLDPNTTDEKLYKKAEEKLLKVRPYVTYFHSSKYISDLANGNICVAVGYSGDVFQAKSRAEEAGKGIKLAYSIPKEGGNLWFDMLAIPADAPDAKQGLAFIDYLLKPEVIAKVSDYVGYANPNLKSGEFMDQDVRNDESVYPPQAIQDKLYVNVELPPKVQRLMTRSWTKVKSGK; this is encoded by the coding sequence TTGTCACACTCTTTGTTTCGCAAGGCCATGCTGATCGGTGCGGGTCTGACCCTGGCGCTCAATGCCCAAGCGGCAGGCACCGTGCACATCTACAACTGGTCCGATTACATCGGCGAAAGCACCCTGGCGGATTTCGAAGCCGCGACCGGTATCAAGCCGATCTATGACGTGTTCGACTCCAACGAAACCCTGGAAGGCAAGTTGCTGGCGGGCCATACCGGCTACGACGTGGTAGTGCCGTCCAACCATTTCCTGGGCAAACAGATCAAGGCCGGGGCTTTCCAGAAACTGGACAAGACCCAGCTGACAAATTACGCCAACCTGGATCCGGTGCTGCTCAAGCGCCTGGAAAAGAACGATCCGGGCAACCAGTACGCCGTGCCCTACCTATGGGGTACCAACGGCATCGGTTACAACGTGGACAAGATCAAGGAAGTGCTGGGTGTCGACAAGATCGATTCCTGGGCCATGGTGTTCGAGCCTGAAAACATCAAGAAACTGTCCAAGTGCGGCGTCGCTTTCCTCGACTCGCCCGACGAGATGTTTCCAGCCGTGCTCAACTACATGGGCCTGGACCCCAACACCACCGACGAGAAGCTGTACAAGAAAGCCGAGGAGAAGCTGCTCAAGGTCCGTCCCTACGTGACCTACTTCCATTCCTCCAAGTACATCAGCGACCTGGCCAACGGCAACATCTGTGTGGCCGTGGGCTATTCCGGCGACGTGTTCCAGGCCAAGTCGCGTGCCGAGGAAGCGGGCAAGGGCATCAAACTGGCCTATTCGATTCCCAAGGAAGGCGGCAACCTGTGGTTCGACATGCTGGCCATCCCCGCCGATGCGCCGGATGCCAAGCAGGGCCTGGCGTTCATCGACTACCTGTTGAAACCAGAGGTGATTGCCAAGGTCAGCGACTATGTCGGCTATGCCAACCCCAACCTCAAGTCCGGCGAGTTCATGGATCAGGACGTGCGCAACGACGAGTCGGTCTATCCGCCACAGGCCATTCAGGACAAGCTTTACGTCAACGTCGAGCTGCCGCCCAAGGTGCAGCGCTTGATGACCCGCAGCTGGACCAAGGTCAAGTCGGGCAAATAA
- a CDS encoding polyamine ABC transporter substrate-binding protein, with the protein MKIFGKTLLAAALMGAMASAAQADDKVLHVYNWSDYIAPNTIKQFEEESGIKVVYDVFDSNETLEAKLLAGKSGYDIVVPSNNFLAKQIKAGVYQELDRSKLPNWKNLNQSLLKAVSVSDPDNKHAFPYMWGSIGIGFNPDKVKAALGADAPTNSWDLLFKPENAAKLKSCGISFLDSPTEMLPIALHYLGYPTDSQDKKQLAEAEALFLKVRPSIGYFHSSKYISDLANGNICVAVGYSGDIYQAKSRAEEAGGKVKVSYNIPKEGAGSFFDMVAIPKDAENVEGAYKFMTFLMKPEVMAEITNSVQFPNGNQAATALVDKAISEDPGIYPPADVQAKLYAIADLPAATQRIMTRSWTKIKSGK; encoded by the coding sequence ATGAAGATATTTGGCAAGACCCTCCTCGCCGCGGCCCTGATGGGGGCGATGGCCAGTGCTGCGCAGGCGGACGACAAGGTTCTGCACGTGTACAACTGGTCGGACTACATTGCGCCGAACACGATCAAGCAGTTCGAGGAAGAGTCGGGGATCAAGGTCGTCTACGACGTATTCGACAGCAACGAAACCCTGGAAGCCAAGTTGCTGGCCGGCAAGTCCGGCTACGATATCGTCGTGCCTTCCAACAACTTCCTGGCCAAGCAGATCAAGGCCGGCGTTTACCAAGAACTGGACCGCTCCAAACTGCCGAACTGGAAGAACCTCAACCAATCGCTGCTCAAGGCGGTGTCGGTGAGCGATCCGGACAACAAGCATGCCTTCCCGTACATGTGGGGCTCGATCGGCATCGGCTTCAATCCCGACAAGGTCAAGGCTGCCCTGGGCGCCGACGCGCCGACCAACAGCTGGGACCTGCTGTTCAAGCCGGAAAACGCGGCCAAGCTGAAGTCGTGCGGCATCAGCTTCCTCGATTCGCCGACCGAGATGTTGCCGATCGCCCTGCATTACCTGGGCTATCCGACCGACTCGCAGGACAAGAAGCAGCTCGCCGAAGCCGAAGCGCTGTTCCTCAAGGTGCGTCCTTCGATCGGTTACTTCCACTCCTCCAAGTACATCTCCGACCTGGCCAACGGCAACATCTGCGTAGCCGTGGGTTACTCGGGTGACATCTACCAGGCCAAGTCGCGCGCCGAAGAGGCTGGTGGCAAGGTCAAGGTCAGCTACAACATTCCCAAGGAAGGCGCTGGCAGCTTCTTCGACATGGTCGCCATTCCCAAGGATGCCGAGAACGTCGAAGGCGCCTACAAGTTCATGACCTTCCTGATGAAGCCGGAAGTCATGGCCGAGATCACCAACAGCGTGCAGTTCCCTAACGGTAACCAGGCTGCAACGGCATTGGTGGATAAAGCCATCAGCGAAGATCCTGGTATCTACCCGCCAGCCGACGTGCAGGCCAAGCTGTATGCCATCGCCGACCTGCCTGCGGCAACGCAGCGGATCATGACGCGCAGCTGGACGAAGATTAAGTCGGGCAAGTAA
- a CDS encoding aspartate aminotransferase family protein encodes MSNNNPQTQHWQDLSSAHHLAPFSDYTQLKNKGPRIITKADGVYLWDSEGHKILDGMAGLWCVAIGYGREELVQAASAQMRELPYYNLFFQTAHPPALELAKAIADLAPEGMNHVFFTGSGSEGNDTVLRLVRHYWALKGKPEKKVIISRVNGYHGSTVAGASLGGMSGMHEQGDLPIPGIVHIAQPYWFDEGGDMTPDEFGVWAAEQLEKKILEVGEDNVAAFIAEPIQGAGGVIIPPDTYWPKVKEVLARYDILFVADEVICGFGRTGHWFGSDYYDLAPDLMTIAKGLTSGYIPMGGVIVRDEVVNVINQGGDFNHGFTYSGHPVAAAVGLENLRILRDEHIVDNVRAEAAPYLQKRLRELLDHPLVGEVRGLGMLGAIELVKDKATRSRHEGRGAGMICRQFCFDNGLIMRAVGDTMIIAPPLVISHAEIDELVSKARLCLDLTLEALGG; translated from the coding sequence ATGAGCAACAACAACCCCCAGACCCAGCATTGGCAGGACTTGAGCAGCGCCCATCACCTGGCTCCTTTCAGCGATTACACGCAGCTCAAGAACAAGGGTCCGCGGATCATCACCAAGGCCGATGGCGTGTACCTGTGGGACAGCGAAGGGCACAAGATTCTCGACGGCATGGCGGGCCTGTGGTGCGTGGCGATCGGCTACGGTCGCGAAGAACTGGTGCAGGCGGCCAGCGCGCAGATGCGTGAACTGCCGTACTACAACCTGTTCTTCCAGACCGCTCACCCGCCTGCGCTGGAGCTGGCCAAGGCCATCGCCGATCTGGCACCCGAGGGCATGAACCATGTGTTCTTCACCGGCTCCGGCTCCGAAGGCAACGACACCGTGCTGCGCCTGGTGCGCCATTACTGGGCGCTCAAGGGCAAACCCGAGAAGAAGGTGATCATCAGCCGCGTCAATGGCTACCACGGCTCGACAGTGGCCGGCGCCAGCCTGGGCGGCATGTCGGGCATGCACGAGCAGGGTGACTTGCCGATCCCGGGTATCGTGCACATCGCCCAGCCCTACTGGTTCGACGAAGGTGGCGACATGACCCCCGACGAGTTCGGTGTCTGGGCCGCCGAGCAGCTGGAAAAGAAGATCCTGGAAGTGGGCGAAGACAACGTCGCGGCGTTCATCGCCGAGCCGATCCAGGGCGCCGGCGGGGTGATCATTCCGCCCGACACCTACTGGCCGAAGGTCAAGGAAGTGCTGGCGCGCTACGACATCCTGTTCGTCGCCGATGAAGTGATCTGTGGCTTTGGCCGTACCGGCCACTGGTTCGGCAGCGACTACTATGACCTGGCGCCCGACCTGATGACCATCGCCAAGGGCCTCACCAGCGGTTATATCCCCATGGGCGGGGTGATCGTGCGCGACGAGGTGGTCAACGTGATCAACCAGGGCGGCGACTTCAACCATGGCTTCACCTATTCCGGGCACCCGGTCGCGGCAGCGGTGGGGCTGGAAAACCTGCGTATCCTGCGCGACGAGCACATCGTCGACAACGTCAGGGCCGAGGCGGCACCGTATTTGCAAAAGCGTCTGCGGGAGCTGCTGGACCATCCACTGGTGGGTGAGGTCCGCGGCCTGGGCATGCTCGGGGCGATCGAACTGGTCAAGGACAAGGCCACGCGCAGCCGTCACGAGGGCCGGGGTGCCGGCATGATCTGTCGGCAGTTCTGCTTCGACAACGGACTGATCATGCGCGCGGTGGGTGACACCATGATCATTGCTCCGCCGCTGGTCATCAGCCATGCCGAGATCGACGAGCTGGTGAGCAAGGCACGCCTTTGCCTTGACCTGACACTCGAAGCGCTAGGTGGCTAA
- a CDS encoding glutamine synthetase family protein, with the protein MSPNLDQLTDWLKEHKITEVECLIGDLTGITRGKISPTNKFIAEKGMRLPESVLLQTVTGDYVEDDIYYELLDPADIDMICRPDENAVFLVPWAIEPTAQVIHDTYDKQGNPIELSPRNVLKKVLKLYADKGWQPIVAPEMEFYLTKRCEDPDFPLQPPIGRSGRPETGRQSFSIEAANEFDPLFEDVYDWCEAQNLDLDTLIHEDGTAQMEINFRHGNALHLADQILVFKRTMREAALKHNVAATFMAKPMTGEPGSAMHLHQSIVDSATGKNIFANEDGSMSQLFLHHVGGLQKFIPELLPLFAPNVNSFRRFLPDTSAPVNVEWGEENRTVGLRVPDATPQNRRVENRLPGADANPYLAIAASLLCGYIGMVEGLNPSAPVQGRGYERRNLRLPLTIEDALERMENCKTVEKYLGKKFVVGYVAVKRAEHENFKRVISSWEREFLLFAV; encoded by the coding sequence ATGAGTCCCAACCTCGACCAGCTCACCGATTGGTTGAAAGAACACAAGATCACCGAAGTCGAATGCCTGATCGGCGACCTCACCGGGATCACCCGCGGCAAGATCTCCCCGACCAACAAGTTCATCGCCGAAAAGGGCATGCGCTTGCCGGAAAGTGTTTTATTGCAAACTGTGACCGGCGATTATGTAGAAGACGACATCTACTACGAGTTGCTCGACCCCGCCGACATCGACATGATCTGCCGCCCCGACGAGAACGCGGTGTTTCTCGTTCCCTGGGCCATCGAGCCCACCGCGCAGGTCATCCACGACACCTACGACAAGCAGGGCAACCCCATCGAGCTGTCGCCGCGCAACGTGCTCAAGAAGGTCTTGAAACTGTACGCGGACAAGGGCTGGCAGCCGATCGTGGCGCCGGAGATGGAGTTCTACCTGACCAAGCGCTGCGAAGACCCGGACTTTCCGCTGCAGCCGCCGATCGGCCGCTCCGGGCGTCCCGAAACCGGTCGACAGTCGTTTTCCATCGAGGCGGCGAACGAGTTCGATCCGTTGTTCGAAGATGTCTACGACTGGTGCGAAGCGCAGAACCTGGACCTCGACACGCTGATCCACGAAGACGGCACGGCGCAGATGGAGATCAATTTCCGACACGGCAATGCCCTGCACCTGGCCGACCAGATCCTGGTGTTCAAACGCACCATGCGCGAGGCCGCGCTCAAGCACAACGTGGCCGCGACCTTCATGGCCAAGCCCATGACCGGCGAGCCGGGCAGCGCCATGCACCTGCACCAGAGCATCGTCGACTCGGCCACCGGCAAGAACATCTTCGCCAACGAAGACGGCTCCATGAGCCAGCTGTTCCTGCACCACGTCGGCGGCCTGCAGAAATTCATTCCCGAACTGCTGCCGCTGTTCGCGCCCAACGTCAATTCCTTCCGCCGCTTCCTGCCCGACACCTCGGCGCCGGTCAACGTCGAGTGGGGTGAGGAAAACCGCACCGTGGGCCTGCGTGTGCCCGATGCGACGCCGCAGAATCGGCGAGTCGAGAACCGCCTGCCGGGCGCCGATGCCAACCCGTACCTGGCCATTGCCGCCAGCCTGCTGTGCGGCTACATCGGCATGGTCGAGGGCCTGAACCCGAGCGCCCCGGTCCAGGGCCGTGGCTATGAACGTCGCAACCTGCGTCTGCCGTTGACCATCGAGGATGCGCTGGAGCGCATGGAAAACTGCAAGACGGTGGAGAAATACCTGGGCAAGAAATTCGTCGTCGGCTATGTCGCGGTCAAGCGCGCCGAACACGAGAACTTCAAGCGCGTGATCAGCTCGTGGGAACGTGAGTTCCTGCTGTTCGCGGTGTGA
- a CDS encoding glutamine synthetase family protein: protein MSVPPRAVQLNEANAFLKEHPEVLYVDLLIADMNGVVRGKRIERTSLHKVYEKGINLPASLFALDINGSTVESTGLGLDIGDADRICYPIPDTLCNEPWQKRPTAQLLMTMHELEGEPFFADPREVLRQVVEKFDAMGLTICAAFELEFYLIDQENVNGRPQPPPSPISGKRPHSTQVYLIDDLDEYVDCLQDILEGAKEQGIPADAIVKESAPAQFEVNLHHVADAMKACDYAVLLKRLIKNIAYDHEMDTTFMAKPYPGQAGNGLHVHISILDKDGKNIFTSEDPEQNAALRHAIGGVLETLPASMAFLCPNVNSYRRFGAQFYVPNSPCWGLDNRTVALRVPTGTPDAVRLEHRVAGADANPYLLMAAVLAGVHHGLTNQVEPNEPVTGNSYEQNEQSLPTNLRDALRLLDDSEVLAKYIDPKYIDIFVACKESELEEFEHSISDLEYNWYLHTV from the coding sequence ATGTCGGTACCCCCGCGTGCCGTTCAGCTCAACGAAGCGAACGCATTCCTTAAGGAACATCCTGAGGTTCTGTACGTCGACCTTCTGATTGCAGATATGAATGGTGTGGTGCGCGGCAAGCGCATCGAACGCACCAGCCTCCACAAGGTTTACGAGAAAGGCATCAACCTGCCCGCCTCGCTGTTTGCTCTGGACATCAACGGCTCTACCGTGGAAAGCACCGGCCTCGGCCTGGATATCGGCGATGCCGATCGGATCTGCTATCCCATCCCCGACACCCTGTGCAACGAGCCTTGGCAGAAGCGCCCTACCGCGCAACTGCTGATGACCATGCACGAACTCGAAGGCGAACCCTTCTTCGCCGATCCGCGTGAAGTGCTGCGTCAGGTCGTCGAGAAATTCGACGCCATGGGCCTGACCATCTGCGCCGCGTTCGAGCTGGAGTTCTACCTGATCGACCAGGAGAACGTGAACGGTCGCCCTCAACCCCCGCCCTCACCCATTTCCGGCAAGCGTCCGCATTCGACCCAGGTGTATCTGATCGACGATCTGGACGAGTACGTGGACTGTCTGCAGGACATCCTGGAAGGGGCGAAGGAACAAGGCATTCCGGCTGACGCCATCGTCAAGGAAAGTGCGCCGGCGCAGTTCGAGGTCAATCTGCACCACGTCGCCGATGCCATGAAGGCCTGCGATTACGCAGTGCTGCTCAAGCGCCTGATCAAGAACATCGCCTACGACCATGAGATGGACACCACGTTCATGGCCAAGCCCTACCCAGGCCAGGCCGGCAACGGTTTGCACGTGCACATTTCGATCCTGGACAAGGACGGCAAGAACATTTTCACCAGTGAGGATCCCGAGCAGAACGCCGCATTGCGTCACGCGATCGGCGGTGTGCTCGAGACCCTGCCCGCGTCGATGGCGTTCCTGTGCCCGAACGTCAATTCGTACCGCCGCTTCGGTGCTCAGTTCTATGTGCCCAACTCCCCGTGCTGGGGTCTGGACAATCGGACCGTGGCGCTGCGCGTGCCCACCGGGACCCCGGATGCCGTACGCCTGGAACACCGCGTCGCCGGCGCCGATGCCAACCCGTACCTGCTGATGGCTGCGGTTCTGGCCGGCGTGCACCATGGCCTGACCAACCAGGTCGAGCCCAACGAGCCGGTGACGGGCAACTCCTACGAGCAGAACGAGCAGAGCCTGCCGACCAACCTGCGCGATGCCCTGCGCCTGCTGGACGACAGCGAGGTGCTGGCCAAGTACATCGATCCGAAATACATCGATATCTTCGTGGCCTGCAAGGAAAGCGAGCTGGAAGAGTTCGAACACTCCATCTCGGATTTGGAATACAACTGGTACCTGCACACGGTGTAA